The Aspergillus chevalieri M1 DNA, chromosome 5, nearly complete sequence genome includes a region encoding these proteins:
- a CDS encoding uncharacterized protein (COG:S;~EggNog:ENOG410PJ3M;~InterPro:IPR007325,IPR037175;~PFAM:PF04199;~antiSMASH:Cluster_5.1;~go_function: GO:0004061 - arylformamidase activity [Evidence IEA];~go_process: GO:0019441 - tryptophan catabolic process to kynurenine [Evidence IEA]), giving the protein MTSQSPFDLPFDQLPNPKQVWVGKPGSYEEGLGRLAILTPEVVARAAATEIKTGRRVTTNWEMTKLDYPNLNRQPCHHQIVPLLGGVAFDDIFTMNPQQSSQWDGLRHFSQTVPGQTERLFYGGTTAAEINDRSNDRIGLQHWAREGIAGRGVLIDYATWAARKGITYSTFSTHQVKLSDILEIARECNITFQKGDILFVRVGVTKEWETVMTDEQKKAYSDNKAPEHAGVEATTDVLRWLWDTGFSAIAGDAISWEVYPPQNPDVFLHEYVLAGWGMPIGELFDLEALARLCEEHQRWSFFVSSVPLNMPGGVSSPPNVMAIF; this is encoded by the exons ATGACCAGTCAATCTCCGTTCGACCTCCCTTTTGACCAATTGCCTAATCCCAAGCAGGTCTGGGTCGGCAAACCGGGTAGCTATGAGGAAGGACTAGGGAGACTAGCCATCCTGACTCCAGAGGTAGTGGCTAGGGCGGCCGCCACCGAAATCAAAACTGGCCGACGAGTCACCACGAATTGGGAGATGACGAAATTGGATTATCCCAACTTGAATCGCCAGCCATGTCACCATCAGATTGTACCCTTACTGGGCGGCGTGGCATTTGACGATATCTTCACTATGAATCCCC AGCAAAGTAGTCAATGGGACGGGCTCCGGCACTTCTCCCAGACCGTCCCTGGACAAACGGAACGGTTGTTTTACGGTGGTACAACCGCTGCCGAAATTAATGACCGCAGCAACGATCGGATCGGTCTGCAGCACTGGGCGCGAGAAGGTATTGCCGGCCGCGGAGTGTTGATCGACTACGCGACATGGGCAGCGAGAAAGGGGATCACGTATAGCACCTTTTCCACTCACCAGGTGAAATTGTCCGATATCCTGGAAATAGCCCGGGAATGTAACATCACATTCCAAAAAGGAGACATCCTTTTCGTTCGCGTCGGAGTCACCAAGGAATGGGAGACCGTCATGACCGACGAGCAGAAGAAAGCCTACTCCGACAACAAGGCCCCGGAACATGCCGGTGTCGAGGCGACCACAGACGTTCTGCGCTGGTTGTGGGACACTGGATTTTCAGCCATAGCCGGAGACGCCATTAGCTGGGAG GTGTATCCGCCGCAAAACCCAGACGTCTTCTTGCACGAATACGTCCTGGCGGGATGGGGCATGCCCATTG GCGAACTATTCGATCTTGAAGCGTTAGCCCGCCTTTGCGAGGAACACCAGCGCTGGTCGTTTTTCGTCTCGTCAGTGCCGCTGAACATGCCGGGTGGGGTGTCGTCGCCGCCGAATGTGATGGCAATTTTCTAG
- a CDS encoding putative integral membrane protein (COG:S;~EggNog:ENOG410PXIV;~TransMembrane:7 (o26-49i61-81o101-123i135-158o178-204i216-241o261-280i);~antiSMASH:Cluster_5.1), whose protein sequence is MSFTFTDLLRRGDGSVDRSVQQWNTATQSICIAAMTIFFGLRVYTRLFILNGFGREDWTCLGAWILGVGYSVISLIMGSYGGGMHKSDVPEENIIPFQKTVYVTMVMYGPTAYLTKLSLLWIMTRVFNPYRKAVVFIYIFLGVMLAYYIPAVIVKIRICKPISTFWNPDNGGTCLDQTAIILADAVVSVVSDLIVLILPLPLTLSLQMPTNRKMRVMGMLGAGGLAVACSIVRLALIEIIGQSPDVTMSFLRISMFGNAEIAIGVICACLPALTALVTTIHREYSSNKTTYPSQYEMGKSYGNSRTERSRRGLNTLADDEDVLMYNAQGNPKIETSVMGDADRQSSPQSDMLGIMKTVDVSTSVTTDRR, encoded by the exons ATGAGTTTCACTTTCACGGATCTGCTGCGTCGAGGCGATGGCTCGGTGGATAGATCGGTGCAACAGTGGAACACAGCGACTCAGTCAATCTGTATCGCTGCGATGACAATTTTCTTCGGTCTACGGGTATACACTCGGTTGTTCATTCTCAATGGCTTCGGAAGAGAGGACT GGACATGTCTAGGAGCATGG ATACTGGGCGTTGGCTACTCTGTCATCTCGCTCATCA TGGGTAGCTATGGTGGTGGTATGCACAAGTCGGACGTGCCAGAAGAGAATATTATTCCATTCCAGAAG ACCGTCTACGTGACCATGGTCATGTATGGCCCAACTGCCTATCTAACCAAGCTCTCCCTCCTCTGGATTATGACCCGCGTCTTCAATCCATACCGCAAAGCCGTCGTCTTCATATACATCTTCCTGGGCGTCATGTTGGCCTACTACATTCCCGCCGTTATCGTCAAGATCCGCATCTGCAAACCCATCTCTACATTCTGGAACCCTGACAACGGTGGCACCTGTCTGGACCAAACGGCTATCATCCTGGCCGATGCCGTCGTTAGTGTGGTCAGCGATCTGATCGTGCTTATTCTCCCCCTTCCGCTAACGCTCAGTTTGCAAATGCCCACAAATCGAAAGATGCGAGTGATGGGCATGCTGGGTGCTGGCGGATTAGCAGTTGCCTGCAGTATCGTCCGCCTTGCTTTGATCGAGATTATCGGACAATCCCCTGATGTGACCATGTCTTTCCTTCGGATCAGTATGTTCGG AAACGCCGAAATTGCAATCGGAGTCATCTGCGCTTGCCTCCCTGCCCTCACTGCCCTCGTCACGACAATCCACCGCGAATACTCCAGCAACAAGACGACATACCCCTCGCAGTACGAAATGGGCAAGAGCTACGGCAACAGTCGCACCGAGCGTAGCAGACGCGGCTTAAATACTCTTGCAGATGACGAAGACGTCTTGATGTACAATGCGCAGGGGAACCCGAAGATCGAGACGTCGGTCATGGGCGATGCCGACAGACAGAGTTCGCCGCAGAGTGATATGTTGGGGATTATGAAGACGGTCGATGTGTCTACATCAGTGACAACGGATAGGcgatga
- the PRX1_2 gene encoding peroxiredoxin (COG:O;~EggNog:ENOG410PFVX;~InterPro:IPR019479,IPR000866,IPR036249,IPR013766, IPR024706;~PFAM:PF08534,PF10417,PF00578;~SMCOG1196:alkyl hydroperoxide reductase/ Thiol specific;~antiSMASH:Cluster_5.1;~go_function: GO:0016209 - antioxidant activity [Evidence IEA];~go_function: GO:0016491 - oxidoreductase activity [Evidence IEA];~go_function: GO:0051920 - peroxiredoxin activity [Evidence IEA];~go_process: GO:0055114 - oxidation-reduction process [Evidence IEA]) gives MAAILPQAAFRALRTLPRVASVPRTAVHPGIWTQLPRAPQPLNRRFVSNIPQEQPRLRLGATAPNFTAQTTHGDIDFHQFIGNSWAILFSHPADFTPVCTTELGAFAKLKDEFEKRNVKMIGLSANDLSSHGEWVKDINEVSSTNLQFPIIADAERKVAFLYDMIDQRDLDNIAEKGIPFTIRSVFIIDPNKKIRLTMMYPASTGRNSAEVLRVIDSLQTGDKKGVVTPIDWQAGDDVIVPPSVSTADAEKKFGNVRELKPYLRFTKA, from the exons ATGGCTGCAATTCTCCCCCAGGCCGCTTTCCGCGCTTTGAGAACCCTCCCCCGGGTTGCCTCCGTCCCCCGGACCGCCGTCCACCCGGGCATTTGGACACAGCTGCCCCGCGCACCGCAGCCCCTCAACCGCCGTTTTGTCTCCAACATCCCCCAGGAGCAGCCCCGGTTGCGTTTGGGAGCTACCG CCCCCAACTTCACGGCCCAAACCACCCACGGCGACATTGACTTCCACCAGTTCATCGGAAACAGCTGGGCCATCCTCTTCTCTCACCCTGCCGACTTTACCCCCGTCTGCACTACCGAATTGGGTGCTTTCGCCAAGCTGAAGGATGAATTCGAGAAGCGCAACGTCAAGATGATCGGTCTG AGCGCCAACGATCTCAGCTCCCATGGCGAATGGGTCAAGGACATCAACGAGGTTTCCAGCACCAACCTCCAGTTCCCCATCATCGCCGATGCTGAACGCAAGGTCGCCTTCCTCTATGACATGATTGACCAGCGGGATCTGGACAACATTGCCGAGAAGGGCATTCCCTTCACCATCCGCTCGGTTTTCATCATTGATCCGAATAAGAAGATCCGTCTGACCATGATGTACCCGGCCTCGACCGGCCGTAACTCGGCTGAGGTCCTCCGTGTGATTGACTCACTGCAGACGGGTGACAAGAAGGGCGTTGTGACCCCGATTGACTGGCAGGCTGGTGACGATGTCATTGTTCCTCCATCGGTTTCCACCGCCGATGCGGAGAAGAAGTTTGGCAACGTCCGCGAGCTCAAGCCGTACCTGCGCTTCACCAAGGCTTAA